Proteins co-encoded in one Paraburkholderia terrae genomic window:
- the msrQ gene encoding protein-methionine-sulfoxide reductase heme-binding subunit MsrQ, producing MATNTTQPATASNATNTVRQTRKASTSANASRWIVPAKIVVFVAALYPLARLVLLGFTGGLGANPIEFITRSTGLWTLVFICITLAVTPLRKLTGWNALLRFRRMLGLFAFFYAALHFTTYFWFDKWFDIAAIVKDIGKRPFITVGFAAFVLLLPLAITSPKAMVRKLGRRWQTLHRAIYPIAALAILHFWWMKAGKHDLILPKIYGAIVIALLGWRVLVWARDRIRQRAKT from the coding sequence ATGGCAACCAATACGACCCAACCCGCGACCGCCAGCAACGCCACGAACACAGTGCGTCAGACGCGAAAAGCCAGCACGAGCGCCAATGCCAGCCGCTGGATCGTGCCCGCGAAGATCGTGGTGTTCGTCGCGGCGCTGTATCCGCTTGCGCGGCTCGTGCTGCTCGGCTTCACGGGCGGGCTGGGCGCAAACCCCATCGAGTTCATCACGCGGTCGACGGGCCTGTGGACGCTGGTTTTCATCTGCATCACGCTCGCGGTGACGCCGCTGCGCAAGTTGACCGGCTGGAACGCATTGCTGCGCTTTCGCCGGATGCTCGGCCTCTTCGCGTTCTTCTACGCCGCGCTGCATTTCACGACGTACTTCTGGTTCGACAAGTGGTTCGATATTGCCGCGATCGTGAAGGACATCGGCAAGCGGCCGTTCATCACGGTCGGCTTTGCGGCGTTCGTGCTGCTGTTACCGCTTGCCATCACGTCGCCGAAAGCGATGGTGCGCAAACTCGGCCGACGCTGGCAGACCCTGCACCGCGCCATCTACCCGATCGCAGCGCTCGCGATCCTGCATTTCTGGTGGATGAAGGCAGGCAAGCACGATCTGATCTTGCCGAAGATTTACGGCGCGATCGTGATTGCGTTGCTCGGCTGGCGCGTGCTGGTTTGGGCGCGCGACAGGATCAGGCAGCGCGCAAAAACCTGA
- the msrP gene encoding protein-methionine-sulfoxide reductase catalytic subunit MsrP, protein MWIKRSDRGQLYGDDIARSEITPQRVFENRRRILQAAGAVALGSLIGVHGEAYAEYSSPDPKALKLGAKTNPKFVVTDKVTSYKDITTYNNFYEFGTDKSDPAHNAGTLRPRPWKVSVEGEVKNAKVYDIDELLKLAPLEERVYRMRCVEGWSMVIPWIGIPLSEVIKRAQPTANAKYVQFITLADPSQMPGLSEPILEWPYSEGLRMDEAMNPLTLLTMGVYGQVLPNQNGAPVRIIVPWKYGFKSAKSLVKIRFVDKQPPTSWNTYAPSEYGFYSNVNPNVDHPRWSQATERRIGDGIFTPKRNTLMYNGYGDLVASMYQGMDLKKNF, encoded by the coding sequence ATGTGGATCAAGCGAAGCGACCGAGGCCAGCTGTACGGCGACGACATCGCGCGCAGCGAAATCACGCCGCAGCGCGTGTTCGAGAATCGCCGGCGCATCCTGCAGGCGGCGGGCGCGGTGGCGCTCGGCAGCCTGATCGGTGTACACGGCGAGGCGTACGCGGAATATTCGTCGCCCGATCCGAAGGCGCTGAAGCTCGGCGCAAAGACCAATCCGAAGTTCGTCGTCACCGACAAGGTCACGTCTTACAAGGACATCACCACGTACAACAACTTCTACGAGTTCGGCACCGACAAGAGTGACCCCGCGCATAACGCCGGGACGTTGCGGCCGCGTCCGTGGAAGGTGAGCGTCGAAGGCGAGGTGAAGAACGCGAAGGTCTACGACATCGATGAATTACTGAAACTCGCGCCGCTCGAAGAGCGCGTGTACCGGATGCGTTGCGTCGAAGGCTGGTCGATGGTGATTCCGTGGATCGGCATTCCGTTGTCGGAAGTCATCAAGCGCGCGCAGCCGACGGCGAACGCGAAATACGTGCAGTTCATCACGCTTGCTGATCCGTCGCAGATGCCTGGATTGTCCGAGCCGATTCTCGAATGGCCGTATTCGGAAGGTCTGCGGATGGACGAGGCAATGAATCCGCTGACGCTGCTGACGATGGGCGTCTACGGCCAGGTGCTGCCGAATCAGAACGGCGCGCCCGTGCGTATCATCGTGCCGTGGAAATATGGCTTCAAGAGCGCGAAGTCGCTGGTGAAAATCCGCTTCGTCGACAAGCAGCCGCCGACCAGCTGGAACACCTACGCGCCGAGCGAATACGGCTTTTATTCGAACGTGAACCCGAACGTCGACCATCCGCGCTGGAGCCAGGCGACCGAACGGCGCATCGGTGACGGCATCTTCACGCCCAAGCGGAACACGCTGATGTACAACGGCTACGGCGATCTGGTCGCGTCGATGTATCAGGGCATGGACCTGAAGAAGAACTTCTGA
- the ccsB gene encoding c-type cytochrome biogenesis protein CcsB, giving the protein MDLTQVSSSSRAKPRADTAALSTPHLTGEALLDDRPFLKRLGLFDWLFALAMVAGAGFALSRYHDYMNYYDKLVLVCTVPVFVVLGWRWKPVRLLIACIAVLSLSAIQIYGGDLARADHAFFLKYFLSSQSAILWMSALFVLATLFYWIGTLSRSPTGAAIGSKMTWVAVLMGFVGLMVRWYESYLIGSDVGHIPISNLYEVFVLFSLITALFYLYYEQHYNTRSLGAFVLLVISAAVGFLMWYSIARDAQQIQPLVPALQSWWMKIHVPANFIGYGSFALSAMVGVAYLMKERGVLADRLPTLDVLDDVMYKSIAVGFAFFTIATILGALWAAEAWGGYWSWDPKETWALIVWLNYAAWLHMRLMKGLRGAVAAWWALTGLLVTSFAFLGVNMFLSGLHSYGKL; this is encoded by the coding sequence ATGGACCTGACTCAAGTTTCCTCATCCTCGCGCGCCAAACCGCGCGCCGATACGGCGGCTCTCTCGACCCCGCATCTGACTGGGGAGGCGCTGCTGGACGATCGTCCATTTCTGAAGCGTCTTGGCCTGTTCGACTGGCTGTTCGCGCTTGCGATGGTCGCGGGCGCCGGGTTTGCGCTGTCGCGCTACCACGACTACATGAATTACTACGACAAGCTGGTGCTGGTATGCACGGTGCCTGTTTTCGTCGTGCTCGGCTGGCGCTGGAAACCGGTGCGTCTGCTGATTGCGTGCATCGCCGTGCTGTCGCTGTCGGCAATTCAGATTTACGGCGGCGATCTCGCCCGCGCCGACCACGCGTTCTTCCTCAAGTATTTCCTGTCGAGCCAGTCGGCCATCCTGTGGATGAGCGCGCTGTTCGTGCTGGCCACGCTGTTCTACTGGATCGGCACGCTGTCGCGTTCGCCGACGGGCGCCGCGATTGGCTCGAAGATGACGTGGGTGGCGGTGCTGATGGGCTTCGTCGGCCTGATGGTGCGGTGGTACGAGTCGTATCTGATCGGCTCGGACGTCGGCCATATCCCCATCTCGAACCTCTACGAAGTGTTCGTGCTGTTCAGCCTGATCACGGCGCTGTTCTACCTGTACTACGAGCAGCACTACAACACGCGCTCGCTCGGCGCGTTCGTGCTGCTGGTGATCAGCGCGGCCGTCGGCTTCCTGATGTGGTACTCGATCGCGCGCGACGCGCAGCAGATCCAGCCGCTCGTCCCCGCGCTGCAAAGCTGGTGGATGAAGATCCACGTGCCGGCGAACTTCATCGGCTATGGCAGCTTCGCGCTGTCGGCGATGGTTGGCGTCGCGTATCTGATGAAGGAGCGCGGCGTGCTGGCCGACCGCCTGCCGACGCTCGACGTGCTCGACGACGTGATGTACAAGTCGATCGCCGTCGGCTTCGCGTTCTTCACGATCGCGACGATTCTCGGCGCGCTGTGGGCCGCCGAAGCGTGGGGCGGCTACTGGAGCTGGGACCCGAAGGAAACCTGGGCGCTGATCGTCTGGCTGAATTACGCGGCGTGGCTGCACATGCGTCTGATGAAAGGCCTGCGCGGCGCGGTCGCCGCATGGTGGGCGCTGACGGGCCTGCTGGTGACGAGCTTCGCGTTCCTCGGCGTCAATATGTTCCTGTCGGGGCTGCACAGCTACGGCAAGCTGTAA
- a CDS encoding cytochrome c biogenesis protein ResB — protein sequence MSVTTSGLELKSRQRFLRTSVELLSSMRFAIALLVILSIASIIGTVLTQDDPYPNYVNQFGPFWADIFRSLSLYNVYSAWWFMLILGFLLVSVSLCVIRNAPKMVADMKSWKDKVREGSLRAFHHKGEFEVPNATRAQAAATLGKLSAKLGYKYVTRESEGATLIAAKRGALTKLGYISAHIAIVIICIGGLLDSNLPIKLQMWLFDKTPIRSNTVINEIPPEHRLSQGNPTFRGYAWVPEGQHVSTAILNQQDGSLIQDLPFSIELNKFIVDYYSTGMPKLFASDIVVIDHKTGARVPARVEVNKPFEYDGVSIYQSSFQDGGSQMQTTAWPMTGSSVKSESFNGEIGGSKVLSASMPGADGQTVEFADFRAINVENISNGNGQNDARGVAAHQSLKEAFDERLGSGAKTSKPVDLHNVGPSVQYKVRDKDGQAREYNNYMLPVDVSGERVFLAGMRANPDDAFRYLRIPADAGGTVNEWMRMRAALQDPAIRAQAARDFAQRSVQSNAELQQHLEESASRVLTLFAGDDPSLGKAANGQKVGGFQAVAAFIDRSVPKAEQEKAAGLLLRMLEGSMWDVWQLARKQAGEGPATADPTTSRFVQSSINAISDSFLYGSPVYLQLDSFKQVQASVFQLTRAPGKKVVYLGSLLLVLGIFSMFYVRERRLWFWLKDAERGGNGVTVVMAMSTARKTFDFEKEFAQTRDAVGVALGGKPVDADSAHVAKDAARATHGASADSSDSTR from the coding sequence ATGAGCGTCACCACGTCGGGTTTGGAGTTGAAGTCGCGGCAGCGCTTCCTGCGCACGTCCGTCGAATTGCTGAGTTCGATGCGCTTTGCGATCGCATTGCTCGTGATCCTGTCGATCGCGAGCATCATCGGCACCGTGCTCACGCAGGACGATCCGTATCCGAACTACGTCAACCAGTTCGGGCCGTTCTGGGCCGACATCTTCCGCTCGCTGAGCCTGTACAACGTGTACAGCGCGTGGTGGTTCATGCTGATCCTCGGCTTTCTGCTCGTGTCGGTCTCGCTGTGCGTGATCCGCAACGCGCCGAAGATGGTCGCCGATATGAAGAGCTGGAAGGACAAGGTCCGCGAAGGCAGCCTGCGCGCGTTCCATCACAAGGGCGAGTTCGAGGTGCCGAACGCGACGCGCGCGCAAGCCGCCGCCACGCTCGGCAAGCTGTCGGCAAAGCTCGGCTACAAGTACGTGACGCGCGAATCGGAAGGCGCGACGCTGATCGCCGCGAAGCGCGGCGCGCTGACCAAGCTCGGCTACATCTCCGCGCACATTGCGATCGTGATTATCTGCATCGGTGGGCTGCTCGACAGCAATCTGCCCATCAAGCTGCAGATGTGGCTGTTCGACAAGACGCCGATCCGCAGCAACACCGTCATCAATGAGATTCCGCCCGAGCATCGCCTGTCGCAGGGCAATCCGACGTTCCGCGGCTACGCGTGGGTGCCGGAAGGCCAGCATGTGTCGACGGCGATCCTGAACCAGCAGGACGGCTCGCTGATCCAGGATCTGCCGTTCTCGATCGAACTGAACAAGTTCATCGTCGATTACTACTCGACGGGCATGCCGAAGCTCTTTGCAAGCGACATCGTCGTGATCGACCACAAGACGGGCGCGCGCGTTCCGGCGCGCGTCGAAGTGAACAAACCGTTCGAATACGACGGCGTGTCGATCTATCAGTCGAGCTTCCAGGACGGCGGCTCGCAGATGCAGACGACGGCTTGGCCGATGACGGGCAGCAGCGTCAAGAGCGAGTCGTTCAACGGCGAGATCGGCGGCTCGAAGGTGTTGAGCGCGTCGATGCCCGGCGCGGACGGCCAGACGGTCGAATTTGCCGATTTCCGCGCAATCAACGTCGAGAATATCTCGAACGGTAACGGCCAGAACGATGCACGCGGCGTTGCCGCGCATCAGTCGTTAAAGGAAGCCTTCGACGAGCGCCTCGGCTCCGGCGCAAAGACGTCGAAACCGGTCGATCTGCATAACGTCGGCCCGTCGGTGCAGTACAAGGTGCGCGACAAGGACGGCCAGGCGCGCGAGTACAACAACTACATGCTGCCCGTCGACGTAAGCGGCGAGCGCGTGTTCCTCGCGGGCATGCGCGCGAATCCCGACGATGCATTCCGCTATCTGCGCATTCCCGCCGACGCAGGCGGCACGGTCAATGAATGGATGCGGATGCGCGCCGCGCTCCAGGACCCCGCCATCCGTGCGCAGGCGGCGCGCGATTTCGCGCAGCGCTCGGTGCAGTCGAACGCGGAACTGCAGCAGCATCTTGAAGAGAGTGCATCGCGTGTGCTGACGCTGTTCGCCGGCGACGATCCGAGTCTGGGCAAGGCCGCCAATGGTCAGAAGGTTGGCGGCTTCCAGGCGGTCGCCGCGTTCATCGATCGTTCTGTCCCCAAGGCCGAGCAGGAGAAGGCGGCAGGACTCTTGCTTCGCATGCTCGAAGGCTCGATGTGGGACGTATGGCAACTCGCGCGCAAGCAGGCGGGAGAAGGCCCGGCAACGGCCGACCCGACCACGAGCCGCTTTGTCCAGAGTTCGATCAACGCGATTTCCGACAGCTTTCTGTACGGTTCGCCCGTCTATTTGCAGCTTGATTCCTTCAAGCAGGTGCAAGCTTCGGTATTTCAGTTGACGCGCGCGCCGGGCAAAAAAGTCGTGTATCTTGGCAGCCTGCTACTCGTGTTGGGCATCTTTTCGATGTTCTATGTCCGCGAACGGCGGCTGTGGTTCTGGCTCAAGGACGCGGAGCGCGGCGGCAATGGCGTGACCGTCGTGATGGCGATGTCGACGGCGCGCAAGACGTTCGATTTCGAGAAGGAATTCGCCCAAACACGCGATGCCGTCGGCGTCGCGCTGGGTGGCAAGCCTGTCGATGCCGATTCCGCCCACGTGGCAAAGGACGCCGCCCGTGCAACGCACGGAGCGTCCGCAGATTCATCTGATTCGACCCGGTAA
- a CDS encoding c-type cytochrome — MNRLGKFLVVLHTAAGLSGLAVQARAADQAKPDLNRGQAIAAQVCASCHGADGNSAGGAYPKLAGQHPEYLVKQLKDFKTQPGAKQPARNNAIMAGMAAALTDQDMVNVSAYFASQAPKPGYAHNKDTVPLGQKIYRAGLADKGVPACASCHGPTGQGIPSQYPRLSGQWADYTVAQLTAFTQGPGARNNNEAMHAVASRLSDSEIKAVADYIAGLH, encoded by the coding sequence ATGAATCGACTGGGCAAGTTTCTGGTGGTACTTCACACAGCAGCAGGTCTTTCAGGTTTGGCGGTACAGGCAAGAGCAGCAGATCAGGCAAAGCCGGATTTGAATCGGGGGCAGGCAATCGCAGCGCAGGTGTGCGCTTCATGTCACGGCGCGGATGGCAACAGTGCGGGTGGTGCGTATCCGAAGCTCGCCGGCCAACACCCCGAGTATCTCGTCAAGCAGCTCAAAGATTTCAAAACCCAGCCAGGTGCGAAGCAGCCCGCCCGTAACAATGCGATCATGGCGGGTATGGCGGCGGCGCTGACCGATCAGGACATGGTCAACGTGTCGGCGTACTTCGCGTCGCAGGCACCGAAGCCGGGTTACGCGCACAACAAGGACACCGTGCCCCTCGGGCAGAAGATTTATCGCGCTGGCCTCGCCGACAAGGGCGTTCCTGCGTGCGCAAGCTGTCACGGGCCGACGGGGCAGGGCATTCCGTCACAGTATCCGCGCCTGTCGGGGCAATGGGCGGATTACACCGTGGCACAGTTGACCGCGTTCACGCAGGGCCCGGGCGCGCGCAACAACAACGAAGCAATGCACGCCGTCGCATCGCGTTTGTCGGATAGCGAGATCAAGGCGGTTGCCGATTACATCGCGGGCTTGCATTAA
- the yihA gene encoding ribosome biogenesis GTP-binding protein YihA/YsxC produces MSFLLHQARFFTTVNHLRDLPPTPQPEVAFAGRSNAGKSTAINLLCNQKRLAFASKTPGRTQHINYFSVGPADEPVAHLVDLPGYGYAEVPGAAKAHWEQLLSSYLQTRSQLRGMILMMDSRRPLTELDRRMIEWFAPTGKPIHTLLTKCDKLTRQESINALRATKKGLDEYRAAGFQGELSAQLFSALKRIGLDEAHELIESWIAPGTAGDSDEPASAE; encoded by the coding sequence ATGTCTTTTCTGCTCCACCAAGCGCGCTTTTTCACGACCGTCAATCACTTGCGCGATCTGCCGCCTACGCCGCAACCCGAGGTCGCTTTCGCGGGGCGGTCGAACGCGGGAAAGTCGACGGCCATCAACCTCCTCTGCAACCAGAAGCGACTCGCGTTTGCCAGTAAGACGCCTGGGCGCACGCAGCACATCAACTACTTTTCGGTGGGACCGGCGGACGAACCTGTCGCGCACCTCGTCGATCTGCCCGGCTATGGCTATGCCGAAGTGCCCGGCGCGGCGAAGGCTCATTGGGAGCAGTTGCTGTCGAGCTATCTGCAAACGCGGTCGCAGCTGCGCGGCATGATCCTGATGATGGATTCGCGCCGACCGCTCACCGAGCTGGATCGCCGGATGATCGAGTGGTTCGCGCCGACAGGCAAGCCGATTCACACGTTGCTCACCAAGTGCGACAAATTGACTCGCCAGGAAAGCATCAACGCGCTGCGGGCAACGAAGAAAGGGCTGGATGAGTATCGCGCGGCGGGTTTTCAGGGCGAACTGTCCGCCCAGCTTTTTTCCGCGCTCAAGCGGATCGGCCTCGATGAGGCGCACGAACTGATCGAAAGCTGGATCGCGCCCGGCACGGCGGGCGATTCCGACGAGCCGGCTTCGGCTGAATAA
- the hemB gene encoding porphobilinogen synthase, with product MSFYPHHRPRRMRRDDFSRRLMRENILTTNDLIYPVFVIEGTNVRQAVPSMPGVERVSVDLLMGVAEQCLELGVPVLSLFPVIEPSLKTPDGREATNEAGLIPRAVRELKKRFPELGVLTDVALDPYTSHGQDGVLDENGYVINDETVEILVEQAQTQAQAGVDIVAPSDMMDGRIGSIREMLESEGHIHTRIMAYSAKFASAFYGPFRDAVGSAANLGKGNKMTYQLDPANSDEALREVRADIDEGADMVMVKPGMPYLDILRRVKDEFRFPTYVYQVSGEYAMLKAAAQNGWLDHDKVMMESLLAFKRAGADGVLTYFALDAARLLRAQK from the coding sequence ATGAGCTTCTATCCGCATCATCGCCCTCGCCGCATGCGCCGGGACGACTTTTCGCGCCGCCTGATGCGCGAGAACATCCTCACCACCAATGATCTGATTTACCCCGTCTTCGTGATCGAAGGGACGAATGTCCGGCAGGCCGTTCCGTCGATGCCTGGCGTCGAGCGAGTGTCCGTCGATCTGCTGATGGGCGTCGCCGAGCAGTGTCTCGAACTGGGCGTGCCCGTGCTGTCGCTGTTCCCGGTGATCGAGCCGTCGCTGAAGACGCCCGACGGCCGCGAGGCAACCAATGAAGCCGGCCTGATTCCGCGCGCGGTGCGCGAGTTGAAGAAACGCTTCCCCGAACTCGGCGTGTTGACGGACGTCGCGCTCGATCCGTACACGAGCCACGGCCAGGACGGCGTGCTCGATGAAAACGGCTACGTGATCAATGACGAAACGGTCGAGATTCTCGTCGAGCAGGCGCAGACGCAGGCGCAGGCGGGCGTCGACATCGTCGCTCCGTCCGACATGATGGACGGCCGGATCGGTTCGATTCGCGAGATGCTGGAAAGCGAGGGCCACATTCACACGCGGATCATGGCTTATTCGGCGAAGTTCGCGTCTGCGTTCTACGGCCCGTTCCGCGATGCCGTCGGCTCCGCGGCGAATCTCGGCAAAGGCAACAAGATGACGTATCAACTCGACCCCGCCAACTCGGACGAGGCGCTGCGCGAAGTGCGCGCCGACATCGACGAAGGCGCGGACATGGTGATGGTCAAGCCGGGCATGCCTTATCTGGATATCTTGCGGCGCGTGAAGGACGAGTTCCGCTTCCCGACGTATGTGTATCAGGTGAGCGGCGAATACGCGATGTTGAAGGCCGCCGCACAAAACGGCTGGCTCGATCACGATAAGGTGATGATGGAATCGCTGCTCGCGTTCAAGCGCGCAGGCGCGGATGGCGTG